The Usitatibacter rugosus genome segment TCTTCGAGCCGTTCTTCACCACCAAGCGCGCCGGGCGCGGCACGGGCCTGGGCCTGGCCCTCGTGCACTCCGTGGTGAAGGAGCACAAGGGCTGCCTCGACGTGCAGAGCGAGCTCGGCAAGGGCACCGCGTTCATCGTCTGGATGCCGCGCCTCAACGAAGCGGCGGTGGAAGCGGCGAAACCGGAACCGGCGCTGCCCGGCCGCGGACAAGTCATCCTGGCCGTGGACGACGAGATCCAGGTGCTCGCGGCCCTGGAGGAGATGCTGGCCAACCTGGGCTACGAGCCCGCGGGCTTCTCGTCCAGCCAGGAGGCGCTCGAGGCTTTCCAGGCCGACCCGAAGCGCTTCGACGCGGTGGTGAGCGACGAGGTGATGCCGGAGATGTCGGGCACCTCGCTCGCGGTCGAGCTGCGGCGCATGAAGCCGTCGATCCCGATCGTGATCGCCACCGGCTACGGCGGCGCGGGCTTCGAGACGCGCGCCCTTTCGGCGGGCATCAACCGCGTGCTGAAGAAGCCGTACCGCATGACCGAGATCGCCGAGGCCCTCGCGGGGTTCTTCCCGAACCGGTAGACGGTGACAGCTGTAATGAAACCTTCTACCCATGTCATTGCCGGGTAATTCCTGCCGGGCAAAGTACGTCCATCGCCGGAGACGCCGGCACGACAAGACCGGGATCGCCGAGCGTGCCGCCCTCCATCGCATTCAACGAGCACCAGCTCACTTCCGTATTCCAGCCGATCTACGCCGTGGCCCAGGGCGAGCTCGCCGGGTACGAAGGGCTGCTGCGCGCCAGCGCCGCCCCCGGCCGCATGATCCGCATCAACGCGCTCATCGCCGGCCTGAACGACGCCGAGATCGTTTCCCTCGACCGCACCGCGCGCACGCTGCACCTGCGCACCTTTGCTTCGGTCGACCCGGGTACCAAAACCCTTTTCCTGAACCTGCACCCCGTGGCCGCGCTCGCCGAGGCCGGCAGCGCCAAGGCCATGCGCGGGCGCGTGGGGTACTTCGGCCTCCAGCCGTCGCGCATCTGCTTCGAGATCCTCGAGGGCGCGTGCGCCGACGAGGGCCTGCTGGTCGACGCCGTTGCCGCCTGCCGCGAGATGGGCTTCGCGGTGGCGATGGACGACTTCGGCGTGGAGCGCTCCAATTTCGACCGTGTCGCGGCCCTGCGCCCCGACTACGTGAAGCTCGACCGCACGGTGCTGGCCAACGCCATGGGCGACGCCAAGGCGCGCCGCGTGCTGCCGTCCCTGATCGACATCCTCCACGCCGCGGGTTCGCGCGTCGTGGTCGAGGGCATCGAGGACTCCGCCGGGGCGCTGATTGCCATCGAGTCGGGTGCGGACTACCTCCAGGGCTTCTACTTCGCGCCGCCCTCGGCCCAGCTGCACGACGACGAGCTCACCGGGCGGATCCTGCGCGAGCTGCTGCGCATGCGCGGCCCGTCGCCGGCCATCATGGCGCGCCTTCCGGGTCCTCCCCCGGCGGCTCGTCGGACCTCTCCCACAGGCGATTCGCTCGTTTCCTACAGAGAACCCCCCTTCGAAACGGTTGAATGAGGGAAGGTGCGCGGGGACCCCTCCGCGCAGTCCCATTTTCGACCCCCGGGAGGTTCCATGAACGACCAGTCTCAGATACAGAAGCGGGTGATGCCCGACGTCGAGACCCTGCGCCGCGACGCTCGCAAGCACATCGAGGACGGGGCGGTGACCCCCACGTACATCGGCAATCGCGAGGAAGTCGTGAAGCTGCTGAACGAGGCGCTCGCGACCGAGCTCATCTGCGTTCTGCGCTATCGCCACGACTACTTCGTCGCCCGCGGCATCAAGGCCAAGATCGCGGCGGAGGAATTCCTCGAGCATTCCAACGAGGAGCAGGGCCACGCCGACCAGATCGCCGAGCGCATCGTCCAGCTGGGCGGTGAGCCGGACATGGACCCGGCCCGCCTGAAGGAGCGCGCGCACGCCGAGTACCGGCCGAGCACGCAGCTGAAGGACATGATCAAGGAAAACCTCATCGCCGAGCGCATCGCGATCGACAGCTACCGCGCGATGATCAACTACATCGGCGACGACGACACCACGACCAAGCGGATGCTCGAAGGCATCCTCGCCGTCGAGGAAGAGCACGCCGACGACCTCTCGGACCTCCTGGCCGATCTCTCCTGACGTGAAGATTTAACGCCCGCGGCGCCGCATCCTGCGCCGCCGGGCGGGTTCGCCGTCGCCCGCGGTACGTGCACAATGGGGCCCTAGCGAAGGAGGCCCCATGAACGACCGCGTCAAGGCAGACGCCAGCCTGGTCCTCAGTCCCGAGGAGCTCGCCGAGATCACGCGCCACGCCGTCGCGCGGACCTTCCGCCCGCGCACGGTGCTGGTGAGCGAGGGCGAGAACACCGACGCCCTCTACATCATCGTCGAGGGCAAGGCGCGCGCCTACGTGGGAGACGCCAGCGGGCGCGAGGTGGTGCTGTCCATCATGGGACCGGGGGAGTACTTCGGCGAGATCGCCTTCGACGAGGGGCCGCGCTCGGCCTCCGTGATCACGCTCGAGACCTGCAAGATGCTGGTCGTGCCGCGCGCGGAGTTCGCGGAGTTCATCAAGACCAACCCCGCCTTCGCCATGAGCTTCATCCGCAAGCTCATCCACCAGGTGCGCGTGCTCACCGAGAACGTGCGCAGCCTAGCACTCATGGACGCCTACGGCCGCGTCGCGCGGCTGCTGCTGGACAGCGCCGTCACCAACGACGGCGTGCAGTACATCCCGGAACGCCTCACGCAGGCGGAGATCGCGAGCCGCGTGGGTTGCTCCCGCGAGATGGTGAGCCGGATCTTCAAGGACCTCGTGCAGGGGAACTACATCTCGGTCGAGACCGACCGGATCGTGATCCACCGGAAGCCTCCGGCTCGCTGGTAGGTGCCACGCCGTCATTCCCGCGAAGGCGGGAATCCAGTTAGAAAAAGACGCTGGATCCCCGACGACTCGGGGATGACGAAACCTCAGGTGGCAATCGCCACCTTCGGCCTCGTCACTTCACGATCTCGAGGTGCTCCAGGCCGGAGCCGAGGTCGCGGTTCTTCGCGTTCTTGCTCTCGAGCTTGATCTTCAGGCGAAGGTCGTTGACCGAGTCCGCATTCCGCAGCGCGTCTTCGAAGGTGATCATGTCGGCCTCGAAGAGGTCGAAGAGCGCCTGGTCGAAGGTCTGCATGCCGAGCTCGCGGCTGCGGGCCACGAGTGCCTTCATCTCGTGCACCTCGCCCTTGAAGATGAGGTCCGACATGAGCGGCGAGTTGAGCAGGATCTCGATCGCGGCCACGCGGCCCTTGGTGGCCTTCTTGGGGATCAGGCGCTGCGAGATGATGGCCTTCAAGTTCAGCGACAAGTCCATCAGCAGCTGGGCGCGGCGCTCTTCGGGGAAGAAGTTGATGATCCGGTCCAGCGCCTGGTTGGCGCTGTTGGCGTGCAGCGTGGACATGCACAGGTGGCCGGTTTCCGCGAAGGCGATGGCGAACTCCATCGTCTCCCTCTCGCGGATCTCGCCGATGAGGATCACGTCGGGCGCCTGGCGCAGCGTGTTCTTGAGCGCGGCGAACCAGTTGTCGGTGTCCACGCCCACTTCGCGCTGCGTGATGATGCAGTTGTTGTGCTCGTGGACGTATTCGACCGGGTCCTCGATGGTGATGATGTGGCCGTAGCTGTTCTCGTTGCGGTGGCCGATCATCGCGGCGAGCGAGGTCGACTTGCCCGAGCCCGTGCCGCCCACGAAGATCACCAGGCCGCGCTTGGTCATCGCCACGTCCTTCAGCACGTGGGGCAGGCCCAGGTCGTCGAACTTGGGGATGGTCGTGGTGATGGTGCGAAGCACGATGCCGACGCGGCCCTGCTGCACGAACGCATTCACGCGGAAGCGGCCGATGCCCGAGGGCGAGATCGCGAAGTTGCACTCGTTGGTGGCTTCGAATTCGGCCGCCTGCTTGTCCGTCATGATCGAGCGGCACAGCTCCTGCGAGTGCACCGGCGACAGGCTCTGCTGGGACACGGGCGTCACCTTGCCGTCCACCTTCATCGCCGGGGGAAAGCCCGCGGTGATGAAGAGATCGGAGCCACGGCGCGCGATCAGGGCGCGCAGCAGGTCGTGCATGAACTTGAGTGACTGTTCGCGTTCCATGAGCTTCTCCTATCGCGCGCGCACGCGCTTATCCGATGAACGCATCCTTGTTGGCGGCCTTCGTCTTGGCCTCGGGGACCGAGATGAGGTTGCGCTTCACGAGGTCCTGCAGGTTCTGGTCGAGCGTCTGCATCCCGATGTTGCCGCCGGTCTGGATCGCGGAGTACATCTGCGCGACCTTCGCCTCGCGAATGAGGTTCCGGATCGCGGGCGTGCCGATCATGATCTCGTGCGCCGCGACGCGACCCGTGCCGTCCTTGGTCTTGCAGAGCGTTTGCGAGATCACCGCGCGCAGCGATTCCGACAGCATCGCTCGGATCATTTCCTTTTCCGCCGCCGGGAAGACGTCGATGATGCGGTCCACGGTCTTGGCGGCCGAGGACGTGTGCAGCGTGCCGAACACCAGGTGGCCCGTTTCGGCGGCCGTCATGGCGAGGCGGATGGTTTCCAGATCTCGCATCTCGCCCACGAGGATGATGTCCGGGTCCTCGCGAAGGGCGCTGCGAAGCGCGTTGGAGAACGACAGCGTGTGCGGTCCGACCTCGCGCTGGTTGATGAGGCACTTCTTCGCCTCGTGCACGAATTCGATCGGGTCCTCGACGGTGAGGATGTGGCCGTATTCGGTCTCGTTCACGTCGTTGACCATGGCGGCCAGCGTCGTGGACTTGCCCGAGCCCGTCGGGCCCGTCACCAGCACCAGGCCGCGCGGCTGGTTGGCGATTTCCTTGAAGATCTTGGGGGCGTTCAGGTCCTCGAGCGTGAGGACCTTCGACGGAATGGTCCGGAACACAGCACCGGCGCCGCGGTTCTGGTTGAACGCGTTGACGCGGAAGCGCGCGAGGTTGGGGATCTCGAAGCTGAAGTCGACCTCCAGCGTTTCCTCGTACACCTTGCGCTGCGAGTCGTTCATGATGTCGTACACCATCCCGTGCACGTCCTTGTGCTCGAGCGGGGGCACGTTGATGCGCCGCACGTCGCCGTGCACGCGGATCATCGGCGGCAGGCCGGCGGAGAGGTGAAGGTCGGAAGCCTTGTTCTTGACCGAAAAGGCGAGAAGCTCTGCGATATCCATGGGGTCGATCCGTTAGAATTGCGCCTCGACAACGAGCCTAAGTATGTCCCCAATCGCCGCCAACCTGCAAGCCGTCCGGCGGCGCATTTCCGAGGCTTTACAAGGGGATAGGCGCGAAGTTCGCCTTGTCGCCGTGTCCAAGACGCGCTCTTCCGGGACGATACGCGAAGCCCTCGACGCCGGGTGCCGCGACTTCGGCGAAAACTATGTGCAGGAAGCCCTACCCAAGGTAGCCGCCCTTTCGGGCTCCGGAGCGACCTGGCATTTCATCGGGCCGCTGCAGGGCAACAAGGCGAAGGACGTCGCCCAGGCGTTCGATTGGTGCCACAGCATCGACCGCCTGAAGATCGCCGAAGCGCTCTCGCGCCACCGGCCGCCGGGCATGGCGCCGCTGGAGGCGTGCATCCAGGTGAACATCAGCCGCGAGGCGACGAAGAGCGGCGTGGAAGCCGCCGAGGCGTTGCCGCTCGCCGCCGCCGTCGCCAGGCTCCCGGGCCTGCGCCTGCGGGGACTGATGGGCATCGCCACACCCGACGTGGGTCCCGAACGGCAGCGCAAGGAGTTCGCGCTGTTGCGAGGCCTGCTCGAGGATCTGCGCGCCGAAGGCCACGAAGTCGATACCCTGTCGATGGGCATGACGCAGGATCTCGAGGCCGCGATCGCGGAGGGTGCGACGATGGTGCGGATCGGCACGGCAATCTTCGGCGAACGCGAAAGGAAGCACCCGGCATGAAGGTGGCATTCATCGGCGGCGGCAACATGGCCGCGGCGATCGTGGGCGGCCTCGTGGCCAAGGGCACGCGCGGGGAGGACCTCCTCGTGGTCGAGCCCAACGCGAAGGCGCGCGCGACGCTCGCGAAGGATTACGGCGTGAACGCCGTCGAGGCTCCGGGCGAGGAGCTCTCGCACGCCGAGGCGATCGTCCTCGCGGTGAAGCCGCAGGTGATGCGCGAGGCCGCGGCGTCGATCAAGCCGTACGTGAATCGCGCGGTCGTGATCTCCATCGCCGCGGGCATCCGCCTGGGCGATCTCTCGCGCTGGCTCGGGGGCTACGCGCGTCTCGTGCGCACGATGCCCAACACGCCGGCGCTGGTGCATGCCGGAGTCACGGGCCTTTATGCGGACCCGGCCGTTTCCGAAGGCGACCGCCGCCTCGCCGACACACTGATGAACGCCGTGGGCGCCACCGTGTGGTTCGACAAGGAGACCGACCTCGATGCCGTCGTCGCCGTCTCGGGCAGCGGCCCGGCCTACGTCTTCTTCGCGATGGAGTCGCTCGAAGCGGCGGCGCGCGAGCTGGGCCTGGCACCCGAGAAGGCGCGCACGCTCGCCCTCTGGACCTTCGTCGGCGCGGCCAAGCTCGCCATCGAACGCAACGAAGATCCGGCAAAGCTCCGCGCCAACGTGACTTCGAAGGGCGGCACCACGGAGCGCGCCATCTCCGTGATGGAAGCCTCGTACGTTCGCGAGAAGATCATGGAAGCCGTGAAGGCCGCCGCGCAGCGCTCGCGCGAGCTGGGCGACGAGTTCGGGAAGGACTGACGGACATGCTCATCCCCGCCATCAAGTTCGTCGTCGAGACGCTCTTCAACCTGTTCATCCTCTCGGCGCTGCTGCGCTTCTGGATGCAGGTGCTGAGGGCGCCCGCCCGCAACCCGATCGCGCAGTTCACGATGGCGCTCACGGATTTCGCCGTGAAGCCGCTGCGCCGCATCGTGCCGGGCCTCTTCGGCCTCGACCTGGCCTCGCTCATCGTCGCGTGGCTCGCGGAGTTCGTGCTGCTGGTGATCCTGCTGTTGCTGGACGACCTGCCGCTGGCGCAATACCCGGCGGCGCTCACTCCCGTATTCCTGTGGGCCTTCGTGAAGCTGGTGCGCCTTTCGGTCTACATCGTCCTGGGTGCAGTGTTCATCCAGGCGATCCTCTCGTGGGTGAATCCCTACCACCCGGTGATGCCGTTCTTCGACGCCCTCACGCGCCCCTTCCTGAAGCCCTTCCGGAAGATGGTGCCGCTGATCGGCGGCGTGGACATCACGCCGATCCTGGTGCTGATCCTCGGCCAGCTGATCCTCATGATCCCCGTCACCTGGCTGGAAGAGGCCTGCAGGGTCACCACGCTGAGGATGCTGGCGGGCTACTAGGGCATTGCTGTGCGATTCGTCACATAAACGCGTCCACAATTTCACCTGTAACGCGTAGAGCGTCCGACGGACTTCCCGGGCACCGATCCGTACAGTGGGTTCCAGCGCGAGACCTGATCGCGCCCCACTGACCGAAAGGAAGAAACATGGATGCCCCGAACCTCTGGCTGCTCTTCGCGATCACCGTGCCGGTTGCGGCTGTCGCCGCCCTGCATGCGTGGCTCGCGCTGAACGGAGAGCGCGGCTCCCTGCTCCTGCCCGCGACCGGCGCCTTCGACCTGCGCACCTGCCCGGCCTGCGTGCTCGGCGCGATCCTGAGGTCCGCCGAACGCGCCCGCCTGGCCCGCTTCCCGGCCGCGTTCG includes the following:
- a CDS encoding type IV pilus twitching motility protein PilT yields the protein MDIAELLAFSVKNKASDLHLSAGLPPMIRVHGDVRRINVPPLEHKDVHGMVYDIMNDSQRKVYEETLEVDFSFEIPNLARFRVNAFNQNRGAGAVFRTIPSKVLTLEDLNAPKIFKEIANQPRGLVLVTGPTGSGKSTTLAAMVNDVNETEYGHILTVEDPIEFVHEAKKCLINQREVGPHTLSFSNALRSALREDPDIILVGEMRDLETIRLAMTAAETGHLVFGTLHTSSAAKTVDRIIDVFPAAEKEMIRAMLSESLRAVISQTLCKTKDGTGRVAAHEIMIGTPAIRNLIREAKVAQMYSAIQTGGNIGMQTLDQNLQDLVKRNLISVPEAKTKAANKDAFIG
- a CDS encoding YggS family pyridoxal phosphate-dependent enzyme: MSPIAANLQAVRRRISEALQGDRREVRLVAVSKTRSSGTIREALDAGCRDFGENYVQEALPKVAALSGSGATWHFIGPLQGNKAKDVAQAFDWCHSIDRLKIAEALSRHRPPGMAPLEACIQVNISREATKSGVEAAEALPLAAAVARLPGLRLRGLMGIATPDVGPERQRKEFALLRGLLEDLRAEGHEVDTLSMGMTQDLEAAIAEGATMVRIGTAIFGERERKHPA
- a CDS encoding Crp/Fnr family transcriptional regulator codes for the protein MNDRVKADASLVLSPEELAEITRHAVARTFRPRTVLVSEGENTDALYIIVEGKARAYVGDASGREVVLSIMGPGEYFGEIAFDEGPRSASVITLETCKMLVVPRAEFAEFIKTNPAFAMSFIRKLIHQVRVLTENVRSLALMDAYGRVARLLLDSAVTNDGVQYIPERLTQAEIASRVGCSREMVSRIFKDLVQGNYISVETDRIVIHRKPPARW
- a CDS encoding ferritin-like domain-containing protein, whose translation is MNDQSQIQKRVMPDVETLRRDARKHIEDGAVTPTYIGNREEVVKLLNEALATELICVLRYRHDYFVARGIKAKIAAEEFLEHSNEEQGHADQIAERIVQLGGEPDMDPARLKERAHAEYRPSTQLKDMIKENLIAERIAIDSYRAMINYIGDDDTTTKRMLEGILAVEEEHADDLSDLLADLS
- a CDS encoding YggT family protein; this encodes MLIPAIKFVVETLFNLFILSALLRFWMQVLRAPARNPIAQFTMALTDFAVKPLRRIVPGLFGLDLASLIVAWLAEFVLLVILLLLDDLPLAQYPAALTPVFLWAFVKLVRLSVYIVLGAVFIQAILSWVNPYHPVMPFFDALTRPFLKPFRKMVPLIGGVDITPILVLILGQLILMIPVTWLEEACRVTTLRMLAGY
- a CDS encoding EAL domain-containing protein, encoding MPPSIAFNEHQLTSVFQPIYAVAQGELAGYEGLLRASAAPGRMIRINALIAGLNDAEIVSLDRTARTLHLRTFASVDPGTKTLFLNLHPVAALAEAGSAKAMRGRVGYFGLQPSRICFEILEGACADEGLLVDAVAACREMGFAVAMDDFGVERSNFDRVAALRPDYVKLDRTVLANAMGDAKARRVLPSLIDILHAAGSRVVVEGIEDSAGALIAIESGADYLQGFYFAPPSAQLHDDELTGRILRELLRMRGPSPAIMARLPGPPPAARRTSPTGDSLVSYREPPFETVE
- the proC gene encoding pyrroline-5-carboxylate reductase, producing the protein MKVAFIGGGNMAAAIVGGLVAKGTRGEDLLVVEPNAKARATLAKDYGVNAVEAPGEELSHAEAIVLAVKPQVMREAAASIKPYVNRAVVISIAAGIRLGDLSRWLGGYARLVRTMPNTPALVHAGVTGLYADPAVSEGDRRLADTLMNAVGATVWFDKETDLDAVVAVSGSGPAYVFFAMESLEAAARELGLAPEKARTLALWTFVGAAKLAIERNEDPAKLRANVTSKGGTTERAISVMEASYVREKIMEAVKAAAQRSRELGDEFGKD
- a CDS encoding PilT/PilU family type 4a pilus ATPase is translated as MEREQSLKFMHDLLRALIARRGSDLFITAGFPPAMKVDGKVTPVSQQSLSPVHSQELCRSIMTDKQAAEFEATNECNFAISPSGIGRFRVNAFVQQGRVGIVLRTITTTIPKFDDLGLPHVLKDVAMTKRGLVIFVGGTGSGKSTSLAAMIGHRNENSYGHIITIEDPVEYVHEHNNCIITQREVGVDTDNWFAALKNTLRQAPDVILIGEIRERETMEFAIAFAETGHLCMSTLHANSANQALDRIINFFPEERRAQLLMDLSLNLKAIISQRLIPKKATKGRVAAIEILLNSPLMSDLIFKGEVHEMKALVARSRELGMQTFDQALFDLFEADMITFEDALRNADSVNDLRLKIKLESKNAKNRDLGSGLEHLEIVK